TATTACAGGTAAATCAAACCAGTTCAGGAAGAGACGCAATCTCATTCCCCAtggttttagtttttaaaaacttgtattttttaatgcgCTGTTTAGATGACAAATACATAAATTAAGTGTATGGATAACGGAAGGAGGGGGAGATATTAGTGTTTAGctctgagccagcaactaaggctatatcacaggaAAGCAGCCAACCTTCTAAACAAATTccacatacaaagaaaaaaaaaaacaacaacaaaaaacagcgTGCCGGAGACCAGCCAACTGTCACTGCATTGTTGACAGGCGCtcaccgttgcgccaccgggccgcccgaTATCGAAAGGAAGGCTACCGTGAAACTGAATTTCTGGCGATAACTGTAAGGAAGACATATGTTACATATTTCCTCCTTCCCTTTCCCGGACATTTAGTATTTTGCAGCTGAAACAagccaattttattttttctcgaAAGATTCCCGCTACCCGTGTAGCTTCAAAACAacgggggtggggggggggggaaatgtctgccaaaatgtgaagtgcactagtttttggggttttttttttctttctttctttctttctttttttttttttaacctatgttcatttttattgaatACGACCAGTTAGAAATCGAGAACACGTAGCAGTCAAACAGACAAAGTACACAAATAACGAGGCGGAGGAAAGAGCGTTGATAGTGAGTGTCGTAAATTCAGCGAGTAGACAGCACGATATTTTTCACAGAGATTGGAGATAAAGCCTTGAGCTTAATTTGCCGAGAAGGCATCGCAGTTTTCAAAGAGCACGATCTGAAACGTTCTTTTAGCACAAAACATCCAGGGTATTGCAGTGAACTTTCCGAAGAAACAAGGGCAGAAAGTCAGACCAATTAGTTAgttaaaaatgcagcaaaatagtcttaccaaagaaagaaacccCCAGCAGGCGCCAACAAAAGCCACTTTTACTGTGGCATATAAGGACTTAGAGAATATTCATTTATCCAGGAGAACAACGATGCGTCGAATACAGCACATGGAACATGATTTACTGGAACAGCTGATGGATAAGTGTAAGCTGTTTGACTGGTATTCACTCGCATTCGGTGATAGTATAGATGTAACAAACTGCACAGCTGCTTATTTTTATCCGTGGCGTTAACGATGACTTCGAGATAATCCAGGAACTGCTTTCGATGGAGTCAATGAAAGACACTACAGCAGGCGACGATTTGCTTATGAAATTGAAAGGGTGCATCGAGAAGCATTGACTTCCATGAGAAAAATTGAGATGGATTTCCAAATTTAACCGGCAGGAATGTTGGTCTTCTGAGCaaaattcatatatatatataccacgaAGTCTCTTTTTTTCGTTGCACTATACGTCAAGAAGCGCTGTGCTAAAGTGTATAAGACATGAACCCTGCTGAAGTTCGACTTGCTTTCGTGGAAGACAGACAAGCGTTTGGCCGCAGTTCTGTGAATTGCCACATCGGAAACGCGGCCAGATTTTGAAAGGCCCGTGAAGGAATTCCACCACCTtcacttttcacattaaattcGTTAAGTGAACACCACAATGTAAGTATGTTTTCATCTCGTTATTACTGGGCTTGTTgtatagtcacgtgacgtgcatTTTTCGTATTTTAccgcccccaccccaccccgtaTAGTTGAAAATTCTGAGACCGGCCcgcaaacacaaaacattgcccacccctgccctagaCCATAACTAAACCTAGTATTCAACTATCTATTCCATTATCAAGtatttctaaaaagaaaaccttttcgaCACAGTTTATAGAAGGGTTCAAAGAAAGTTGTTAACCATTATTATCAAATATATCATTTGGCAGGAAACCACTCTTTGACTGCTTATGTTACTAGTAGGACTGCGGAGTCTAGAAAACCATATAGGCTTACCTTTCATGATATTCTGATCCGGACAAGCAAAGTCGtgcccctcccttcctccccctcctctctctccccatccctccctatctctctcactctcgaTTTGCTATcatgaaatttcaaaataaaccgTTCTTTCATTTCCTCCAGAAACATCCAAGTCAAATCATATAGCTGCCAAAAGTCAAAGGTTCTGACAAGGCTTTATTAATAAATACGATCAAACATTCGTTCAGAGCCGCTTTCAACCCTCTGCAGCATCAATTGTACGTTATTATCATGTACATCATGTGACTTTTATTCTATGTAGATCGCCATCATGTTTACACCGTAGCGCCCGCCTCTATGAGCATCTTGATTATCTCGCGAGATCCCTTCGCCTGGGTACAGTTGAGAGCTGTCCTCCCCTGATTGTCCACGTGGTTGACGTCAGCGCCATACTGACACAGCACCTTAACCAGCGACACTTGAccttcagcgcatgcgcacagcagGGCCGTATTGTCACTGTCGTTCACCGCGTTGACGTCGGCTCCTCGCTGCAGCAGCTCGTACACCACATGGTGATGGCAGGCTGTGCAGGCTAGCATCAGCGCCGTGTTGCCGTGCGCGTCCTTAGCGTCAAGAGCAGCCAGGGAGTGGGTGAGGAGCTTCTGCACCACCAGCAGGTGGCCGAAGTGGCAGGCGAGGTGCAACGGAGTGATGCCGTCGCTGGCCGCGCACTCCGTCCTCGCACTTCCGGCCACCAGCAGGTCCACCATCTCATCCAAAGCCCACACGCTAGCGAAATGTAAAGGTCCATAGCCACGGAGGTCAGTAGCGTCGACGCAAGCGCCGTGCCCAATAAGCAGCCTCGCGATGGCAAGATGGCCGTTGCTGCAAGCGTAGTGCAGTGGCGTATGTCCTAGCTCGTCCGAGGCGTTCATTTCCAGCCGCTGCCTCAGCAGCATCTGGACCACGTCCACGTGTCCAGCGCGATCAGTGCATGCGCAGTGCAGTGGCGTTCGGCCGTGAGCGTCTGGCGTCTGGAGTGACGCGCCGTTTTTCAAAAGAACGAGCACCACATCCAGGTGACCTCTTTCGCACGATAAATGTAGAGACGTCGCGCCTTCCATAGTTTGAGCATTGACAGACGAACCACACAGAATCAGTGCCTCGATGATGTCCAGGTGACCATAAAAACTAGCATAGTGAAGCGGCGACCAGCCATGAACGTTGATCGTGTCTACCATTCTCTCTTCATAACAGCACTTCTCCCTTAAAAGAATGTCCACCACTTCCTTGTGGCCCTTCTGGCAAGCCACGTGCAGAGGCGTGCGTCCATCGATGTCAAAAGCGCGCGTCGAGGCGCCGTAGCTAAGTAGTTCTCTGACGATCTCAGCAT
The Pomacea canaliculata isolate SZHN2017 linkage group LG2, ASM307304v1, whole genome shotgun sequence genome window above contains:
- the LOC112556746 gene encoding ankyrin-3-like isoform X1; this translates as MGANQGIQESDGKKLHLASRKGDARLTRRLLLNGVDPDAWDKLLRTPLHHACAEGHVTTARILIGHGASTSAIDQNGWTPLHYACHKGQRSVVNMLLEHYKEGCQKQAGVDKTLGKGSAAPDDSNPCQPECEPLTFNSSSSEPRHSIVLDACSMQLVTAKQDYINQKTSDGWTPLHSACCYGDAEIVRELLSYGASTRAFDIDGRTPLHVACQKGHKEVVDILLREKCCYEERMVDTINVHGWSPLHYASFYGHLDIIEALILCGSSVNAQTMEGATSLHLSCERGHLDVVLVLLKNGASLQTPDAHGRTPLHCACTDRAGHVDVVQMLLRQRLEMNASDELGHTPLHYACSNGHLAIARLLIGHGACVDATDLRGYGPLHFASVWALDEMVDLLVAGSARTECAASDGITPLHLACHFGHLLVVQKLLTHSLAALDAKDAHGNTALMLACTACHHHVVYELLQRGADVNAVNDSDNTALLCACAEGQVSLVKVLCQYGADVNHVDNQGRTALNCTQAKGSREIIKMLIEAGATV
- the LOC112556746 gene encoding ankyrin repeat domain-containing protein 27-like isoform X2, whose amino-acid sequence is MLLEHYKEGCQKQAGVDKTLGKGSAAPDDSNPCQPECEPLTFNSSSSEPRHSIVLDACSMQLVTAKQDYINQKTSDGWTPLHSACCYGDAEIVRELLSYGASTRAFDIDGRTPLHVACQKGHKEVVDILLREKCCYEERMVDTINVHGWSPLHYASFYGHLDIIEALILCGSSVNAQTMEGATSLHLSCERGHLDVVLVLLKNGASLQTPDAHGRTPLHCACTDRAGHVDVVQMLLRQRLEMNASDELGHTPLHYACSNGHLAIARLLIGHGACVDATDLRGYGPLHFASVWALDEMVDLLVAGSARTECAASDGITPLHLACHFGHLLVVQKLLTHSLAALDAKDAHGNTALMLACTACHHHVVYELLQRGADVNAVNDSDNTALLCACAEGQVSLVKVLCQYGADVNHVDNQGRTALNCTQAKGSREIIKMLIEAGATV